The Haloarcula laminariae genomic sequence AAATACCTGTTTGAGCATCCGCATCTCCTGCTCGCGCTGTTCGAGTTCTCGCTCGCGTCGCTTTGCTTGTGTGATATCCCGGAGGACGATGACTGACTCGGATCGCCCCTCTCGGATCCGTTCACAAGTGACAGAGAACTGGCGGCGACGGCCGTCCCGGGTAACTTTGAACTCCGCGTCTTTCGTCCCGGCGTGGTAATACTCGATGATCTCCGGGTATTCGGCGAACAGCTCTTCGATTGAATTGCCGGCGACAGTACCGGTCATTCCGAAGAGCTGTTTTCCCGCTGGGTTGACATCAACGACGCGGCCGTTCCGGTCGACGGCGATGACGGGGTCAGAAATCGTCTCGACCACCGTCCGGCGACTGACGGGGATCATGGCGAACAGCTGGTACCGGAACAGCGCCAGTCCCCACAGCCCAGCCGTGGCAACGAACGAAACCGGCGTCAGATCTACGTACAGCGGGATCGCGTCGATAAGCCGGAAGAGGTGGGTCTGGAGCGCGCCGGGAAAGCCGATTGCCCACCCGGTGAGCAACAACATCAGCTGCTTCCGATGGGGGCCGTGTGCCGTCCGGAACCGTCGGACGAGCGATCCGACGGGGAACATCACCATTACGACTGCGAACCCGATGTGGACGAGATACCACGGCCCGAGGACGAACTCGCTGATGCCAGTCGGATTAACCGGTGTCTCGGCGGACAAGACAAGGTGATGCAGCGGGTTCGTCACTGTGAGGATGATGGTTAGCGCTGGGATCACTGCGAGCGCTGCCACGTACGGCCACGGGAGAACGAGTCGCTCCCGGTTGACGTACTCCCAAGCGAACAGCGGCCACCCGAAGATGACCAAGATCTGGAAGAAGTGACGGATCGTAGTGTTGAGATACAGCGGGAGCACTTGCGTCGGCCACGTGACCAACGCGAGCTGTACCGACCACCCGGCCATCCCGACGAGACAGAGCAACAGCCCGTTCGCTGCCGGCCGATCGCGGTGGCTGTAGGTGTAGGCAGCAAGCCAGACGAGTGGGACGGCACAGATCAGCATAAAAAACGACATCGACTGTGCCGCGCTACTCATGCTACCTGTTAATTGGTAATAAGAGTCATAAAGTTAATGCGGTGCCATATTAATAAGATTAGATACATTACTTCATCCCCAAAACATAGTGGCCGATTCAGATGAGTGGAATAACAGAAGAAGTAGCAATACAGTTGAATTTTATCAAGTTCGCTGTCTGAATACAAAGCACCAAATATTGAAGAAGGTCTCGCCTAAACCATCGTTGTGATAAACTTCGGAACAATCAGTATAGCAGGATGGCTGCTTGTAATTGCTAGCTATCCTCTCGTATTCTTAACAAGCGGTAGGTTAGTCGTCGGTTCGGGATCTTATATAAAAGGTAACGAAGGGGACGAAGTAGAAGCACAACATGGTAGAGCGGGTAAAATAATAGGCAAATGTGAGAATTTCCTAATTTTGACATTAGTATTTCTCGGCGAATACACTGGCTTGGCTGTTATATTCGCGGCACAAGGAATTGTCTCTCTAGAATACCAAGATGATTATTATCCTGATTATTTCCTCACAGGGACTATGGTTAATTTCTCATATAGTATAGCGGTTAGTTTGATGATTATATTTACTATAAA encodes the following:
- a CDS encoding histidine kinase N-terminal 7TM domain-containing protein yields the protein MSSAAQSMSFFMLICAVPLVWLAAYTYSHRDRPAANGLLLCLVGMAGWSVQLALVTWPTQVLPLYLNTTIRHFFQILVIFGWPLFAWEYVNRERLVLPWPYVAALAVIPALTIILTVTNPLHHLVLSAETPVNPTGISEFVLGPWYLVHIGFAVVMVMFPVGSLVRRFRTAHGPHRKQLMLLLTGWAIGFPGALQTHLFRLIDAIPLYVDLTPVSFVATAGLWGLALFRYQLFAMIPVSRRTVVETISDPVIAVDRNGRVVDVNPAGKQLFGMTGTVAGNSIEELFAEYPEIIEYYHAGTKDAEFKVTRDGRRRQFSVTCERIREGRSESVIVLRDITQAKRRERELEQREQEMRMLKQVFSRVFRHNIRNELTVALGHMDVVSDRAEDETTRERLETAIAATERLMGHAEKTREIERIVDEKSEQTVKSLQGLVSEALETFRQEPTNIHVDVDEVQVAVIEGFQTAIVNAVENAAEHNDPPPHIRIHSVVGEGTVSLIIDDDGDGIPPNETAFLTNGTETVLSHSSGVGLWVMNWYVQRSGGELAVTNTGNGTRVEMTLRRTSGAIPG